The DNA window TGgtatttgatttttgtgttttcgGTTTCAAATTTATAGAGTTGTTTGTATTCTATCATATTTTAATGAGgtttaaaattattatgtattttactgatatttaattatttaatatacCTTGCTATTTTGTATGTTGTATTGCTTGATGCTGTAATTCTTATATTTTGATTTATAATTGTTGATGTTTGCTATTCTATACTGTTattgctttttgctgttgctctttttgttcgccgccctgagcccttcgggggagggcgggatataaattaaatatgtaatgaaaggaaaggaaagggccactgtttggGATCAAGATGTTAGACAAGATGATTTCTCAGGCTGATCCAGCAAGGtctcttttaagaacataagaacaagccagctggatcagaccagagtccatctagtccaactctctgctactcgcagtagcccaccaggtgcctttgggagctcacctgcaggaggtgaaagcaatggccttaagaacataagaacaagcctgctggatcagaccagagtccatctagtccagctctctgctactcgcagtagcccaccaggtgcctttgggagctcacctgcaggaggtgaaagcaatgaccttaagaacataagaacaagcctgctggatcagaccagagtccatctagtccagctctctgctactcgcagtggctcaccaggtgccttggggagctcacgggcaggatgtgaaagcaatggccttctgctgctgctgctcccgagcacctggtctgctaaggcatttgcaatctcagatcaaggaggatcaagattgggagccatagatcgacttctcctccataaatctgtccaagccctttttaaagctatccaggttagtggccgtcaccccCTCctgtcctgtggcagcatattccaaacaccaatcacacgttgcgtgaagaagtgtttccttttattagtcctaattcttccccccagcattttcaatgaatgccttttGACATATTTCCGTTTTGAATCAGGATGCACCGACGAGCAAAAGAAGAATCCAGCTGTGAAACAAACTGCGGCGCTGCTAAAAACACTCCtatgggagaaaggaaagagaagccACTTGTGAAACACCGTCATGCCGAGCAGATCCTGCAGGCTCTGGACCACTATCGGAAGGAGGGTGTTTTCACCGACGTGGTACTCATGATGGACGGACAGGAGTTCCCTTGCCACCATGCTACTTTATCTGCCAACAGTGCTTATTTCCGGGCGATGTTTGCCAGTGGCCTGAAGGCAGGTCGCCAAGATGTCGTCAACCTCCAGAATATCTCTGCTTCCACCATGGGCCTCATCTTGGACTACATGCATGGGAAGGACGTAGTCATCCAAGAAGACAACGTGGAAGGGTTGTTGAAACTCTCTGACTTGCTCCAAATCTCCAAGCTCCAGGAGGCCTGCATCAACTTCTTGGAAGATCAACTCCACCCTTCTAACTGTTTCAGCATCAAGAAGTTGGCCGAAAACTTTTGCGTCCCATTCCTGGTGGAGAAGAGTGAGAGGTTGATCCTGGGCAGTTTGGGGGAGGTGTCCCGCCATGAGGAATTCCTCGATTTGGAGGCCAGAGAGCTCGCTAAGTACCTGGCGGAGGAGCAGTTGGCAGTTCTGACAGAAGAAGTAGTCTTCGAGGTGGCCATGAGATGGGTGCGCCATGATGCGTCCGCCCGGAAAGGGGTGTTGAGAGATCTGCTGCAGTGTGTGCGTCTCCCTTTGTTGGACCCTTGCTACTTTGTGGAGAAGGTGGAGATGGACGAGCTCATCCGGGCATCTAAGGAGTGTCTTCCTTTGCTGCGAGAAGCCCGCAAGGCTTATGTTCTAGGCACCGAAGTCGGCTCTCTGTGGTCTAGACCAAGAAGGTAATGATATGAATATTGATCCATCAACATGAGTGGACTGTTGGTATTATTACTGCTTCAACCTCTACTCTGCTGTTCCTCAGAGGAGCTCAAAGCACTGTTTCATGCTCCCCTGCCTCTCTGAGTGGTCAGTGGGGTGGGGCAgttctgggtttggggagggaagagacctcagcaggctataatgccaGACAGACCCTctcaaaggcagccattttctctaggacaggggtcttcaaactatggccctccagatgttcatggactacaattcccatcagcccctgccagcatgaccaagtggtagggctcatgggaattgtagtctctgaaccagaggtgggatccagcaggttctcacaggttcccgagagtaggttactaattatttgtgtgtgctgagaggggttactaatgggtgattttgccacgtgatttttgccttagttacgcccctcctctcagcagtagcgcgcagaacttgaagcagtctagcacaggggtagggaacctgcggctctccagatgttcaggaactacaattcccatcagcctctgtcagcatggccaattggccatgctggtaggggctgatgggaattgtatctggtctagcaggaggtgcaatcaagGCGTGGCAGCCTCAAGCCTCGCGTGCATTCAAGCTTCTGCCCAAGGACCCGGtccagcggctgcatccttgccacagccccgcccaggaatgccccgcccccagaatgcctggccacacccccggaatgcccttctagctccccattggcgctaatttcacagtttgaatcccaccaccatgggaacctgttactaaaatttttgcatcccaccactgctctgaacatctggagggccatagtttgaagacccctgctctaggagaactgctctctgtagtctgcaTTAATTCTTGGTAgtctccaagctccacctgggGGTGTCAAAAAGCTTTTTGGTGCTGATTTTTCATGTTTTAAGCTTTTTCGATGCAGATTTGTCATGGTTTGTATCCATGGGTGCACCTCCCCTCATTCAACACTATGGTGGATTCCCACTAGGCAATCATGGTTGGTTAGGGTTAGCACACtggcataatgtccattgggcaaggtgggcagctgcccagggcatcaccttgtgggaggcatcaaaatgctgggttcgtttttgggtatttttagtggttttccatttgtggcctgcagggggtgcagtttttaggctagtggcaccagaatttcagcgtatcatcaggagactgtcattatgctaccccccaagtttggtgaggtttggttcagggagtccaaagttatggacttccaaaagcaggctctatccccattgtttccaatggagataataggagatggggctgtgTTTTGAGGGTCtgcaactttggcccctgaaccaaactgcaccaaactttggggggatCCATAGTGTGCccccctgatgagaccctgaaagctttgagactgtgccttcaaaaatgtgcccccccccagcctgcaacccccattgacagcaatgcagaaaactcaatgcagaaaaaAGATTCTTGGAGCGaattcgggatgttcttgcagggagagcATTCTTGGATGTATGTGCATCACTGTGTTTCTCAGGGGATGTCATCTGGGAGACTGTGGGTAAATGATGATATTCCCCCAGGTTCTCATACTAAGCGCCCAGTTTggtggttcagggggggggggcaaaggtattgaccctcaaaactgtagctcccatctcctcattagctcccattggaaacaatggaggatggggggagcactccctttgggagtccataactttggactccttgaaccaaacctcaccaaacttggggagtagcataaggacagtctcctgatgatatgctgaaatttcttGGTGCTGCTATGTCTAAAAATGTCACCCCCTTGCAGcgagcaccaatgtcctggtgcaaaaaaaactttttttggtcgtggtgcaAAAAACTTTTATTGTGCGGGAGTGGGTcagccccatggggggggggggcatctaactcaggttttgcccaggctaCAGTTTGCCAGGGGCTGCCTCGGTACACCCCTGGGTTAGCATGAGGATCTATGATTTgcccaaaactctatgataaaatcaTAGTGTTTGTTTATATCAAATTCTAGAGTGACCTTAATCGCAACCTTAGATGAGGGATTCCGGTGCTTCTTCTGGCCTGCTTTTACCACAAACAGAAATGAGCCTGGGAGACACAAAACTCCCATCAAACGTGAGAGGCAAAGTCCTTGCATTGTTCCCTAACAAACCCCAGGAATTTGTCagctgcctcgagtctccttacaacagagaaaggcaaagtataaatcccAAATTTCttcctcagtctaacctatcaTGTCAGGCTgacgtgaggataaaatggagaaaagaataaTGTCaaccccactgggaagaaaggtgcatttataaatgacacaaaacaaaccaacaaatagTGATGGTTTAAAAGATGTTGTGCGCTTGCGCTTTTGTTTCTTGTGAGCAAAATATTTTGAAGGGACTTTTTTTTAGTTaaacgtgatttttttttttaagatttacaGAATCTCCACTTCATTCCAGTGGGGCTGTTTCCCAGATACTCTGTTTCGCACCTGTATTTAATTGATAGCACATATCAGTATTCCGGCTAGGTTCCTTGCGTGAGAATCTTTCCTGTTctgatctctgtctcctttgTGCTATGCTCTACTATAATCtacaaagtaaataataaattaattaaaatccattatttaTATTCCTCTCCCGTCCTCCCTCCcttgtccgtccgtccgtccttccctccttcctccttccgtctgtccgtccttccttccttccttccttccttccttccttccttccttccttccttcctcccccccctccctccttccttcctcccctccttcctccctccctccctccctccctcctccctccctccctcccttccttcccttccctccttccctccctcacttccctccctcccttccctccctccttccttcccttccttccttccttccttccttccctccctccctcccctccttcctccctcccctccttccttccttccttccttccttccttccttccctcccttccctcccttccctccctcccctccttccttccttccttccttccttccttccttccttccttccctccttccttccttccttccttccttccttccttccttccttccttccttccttccttccttccttccttcttccttccttccttccttccttccttccttccttccttccttccttcctccttccttccttccttcctccctccctccctccctccctccctccttcctccttccttcctccttcctccctccctccattcctccttccttcctttcttccttcttccttccttccttccttccttccttccttccttccttccttccttccttcctccctccctcctgtccttcctccctccctcctgtccttccttccttccttccttccttccttccttccttccttccttccttccttccttccttccttccttccttccttccttccttccttccttccttccttccttccttccttccttccttccttccttcccttccttccttccttccttccttccttccttccctccactcctcctccactcctccatcctccttccttccttccatccttccttccatccttccttccttccatccttccttccttccttccttccttccttccttccttccttccttccttccttccttccttccttccttccttccttccttccttccttccttccttccttccttccttcctgtccttccttccttccttccttccttccttccttccttccttccttccctccttcctccctcccttccttccttccttccttccttccctccctccctccctccttccttccttccttccttccttccttccttccttccttccttccatccttccatccttccttccttccttccatccttccatccttccttccttccttccttccttccttccttccttccttccttccatccttccatccttccttccttccttccttccttccttccttccttccttccttccttccttccttccttccttccttccatccttccatccttccttccttccttccttccttccttccttccttccttccttccttccttccttccttccttccttccttccttccttccttcctccctccctcctccctccttcctccttcctccttcctccttccttccttccttccttccttccttccttccttccttccttccttccttcattccttcctccttccttccttcattccttcctccttccttccttccttccttccttccttccttccttccttccttccttccttccttccttccttccttccttccttccttccttccttccttccttccttccttccttccttccttccttcctccctccttccttccttccttccttccttccttccttccttccttcctccttcctccttcctccttcctccttccttcctccctccactcctcctcctcttcattccttcattccttccttcctcctccctcctcctcctcctcctccttctattcattccattccttccttccttccttcctccattccattttatttccttccttccattccttccttccttccttccttcattccattcattccattccttcattccttccttccttccttccttccttgtttccttcctCATTCCATTTTCATTCCTCATTCCATATTCCATTCCTTtatttccattccttcctccttccttccattccattccttccttccttccttcattcctcattcctcctccctcctccacctccattccttcattccttccttccttccttccttccttccttccttccttccttccattccttcattccctcctcctcctcctcctcctccttttatttcatttccttcattccttccttccttctatttccattccttccattccttccttcctcattccTCATTCCATTCCTTCAtttcattccttcattccttcattccttccttccttggctattcattccttccttcatttccattccattttcctcctcctccctccattcattccttccttccttccttccttccttccttccttccttccttccttccattcattccttccttccttccatttattccttcattccttcattcagtattccttccttcctcatttccattccttccttcattccatttccattccttcattccattccttcctccttcaTCCATGTGTATTCCATTCATTCCATGTCCATTCCTTCTCCATTCAttcctttcatttccatttcattccattccattccattccattgcaTTCCATTCCATTCGTGTCAGGGTGGGGATTCAGTCTGATTGTCCTTGTGTTCCTGGGTCTGGGGTGGATGTGTGGGTGTTCCTTCTGGGGCCTGGATCAGGGAGTCACGTTCATGTCTTGGGGTGTTGCTGGTCATTGTCATTTTGTTCGATGGTTCGGATCAGGGTCTTGTGGGGTTATAGGGCATAATGCTGTCCTCTTTGTCTTACCTTGGCAAGCGATTACCATGTCAGCTAAGTTTCTTTATTTTCCTCCTtcgaaaagaaggaaaagaagaaaacttagGAAGCCTCCTCGAATGGAAGATCTTCTGGAAGTTGGAAAACGGTGTGTCTCGAAGGAAAaggaatggaaagaaaagaaTGGACTCTACACTGGAAGAACTGGGAAGGATTCTTTCCTCCACAGGAAAGGTTTCTGTCTGGTGTGGGTTGTTTCCTTGCTTCCTGCCACTGTGGTCAGTGGGAGgaagtgtatctaatctggaaggaaggaaaaggattgATTCCATCTGCCGCCCTGGGCTGTGGGGCTgtctgggggttgggtcagccaCTGTGCAAAAGGACGGACGGAAAaggaagtgaccttgggctaggaaaaggaaggaaggaaggccaccACCTCAGAagacggaaggaaggaaaggaaggaagacagaagaGGATTATCCCGGAAGAAGGGTCTCAAGGATCcggaatcttcttcttcttcttcttcttcttcttcttcttcttcttcttcttcttcttcttctttgtgccagttctctctgaaatctTTCCAAACTTTTTGTAAACATGAATCATTCCCAGATGAGAGGTCCCTCAATGATTAAACGGAGCCTTCACACTCAGAAACATTTTGCCTGTTTCTTTTCTCTTGTCAGATTCATGGAATTAGCAGAAACGATCGTGGTGGTCGGAGGCTGCAATAAAAAGGGCCGTGGGAAACTCCCCTTCGTGGACATGTTCCATCCCGCAAGTGGCCAATGGAAGCCGCTCTCCACCATGCCAGGATATACCAAATCGGAGTTTGCTACTTGCACTCTGAAGAACGACATGTACATATCAGGTGAGATGGCTGTAGAGGGTGACGGAGCATGGGGCTTAACGTCATAACTGGCAAACTACATCCCTGAGTTGAGTTCCCACCCTGTCTCCCATAACATGTAGGATTATGCAATGCACCCTTCTAGccttattctccattttatcgGCTGTTGCTGTCAAAGAAACATGCGGCGTTAGGACACAGGCAAGCAAGCCTGCAcattaagaacatacgaacataagaacgagccagctggatcagaccagagtccatctagtccagcactctgctacttgcagtggcccaccaggtgcctttgggagctcacctgcaggaggtgaaagcaagggccttctgcggctgctgctgctcccgagcacctggtctgctaaggcatttgcaatctgagatcaaggaggatcaagattggtagccatagatcgacttctcctccataaatctgtccaagcactttttaaagctctccaggtgagtggccgtcaccacctcctggggcagcatattccaaacaccaatcacacgttgcgtgaagaagtgtttccttttagaaaAAGCGGGGGAAGAATCTGACGCAGGGataccattttctgcagcatCTTCTCAGCCAGGAAAGCTCTtttggatttatttgtttgtttgtttgtttatttgtttaaaccaTTGATCAGCCGCCTTTCTTTTCTATGTCGCTCAAGGTGGCTTGCGAGTGCATAAAATACACATatt is part of the Sphaerodactylus townsendi isolate TG3544 linkage group LG04, MPM_Stown_v2.3, whole genome shotgun sequence genome and encodes:
- the KLHL35 gene encoding kelch-like protein 35 gives rise to the protein MHRRAKEESSCETNCGAAKNTPMGERKEKPLVKHRHAEQILQALDHYRKEGVFTDVVLMMDGQEFPCHHATLSANSAYFRAMFASGLKAGRQDVVNLQNISASTMGLILDYMHGKDVVIQEDNVEGLLKLSDLLQISKLQEACINFLEDQLHPSNCFSIKKLAENFCVPFLVEKSERLILGSLGEVSRHEEFLDLEARELAKYLAEEQLAVLTEEVVFEVAMRWVRHDASARKGVLRDLLQCVRLPLLDPCYFVEKVEMDELIRASKECLPLLREARKAYVLGTEVGSLWSRPRRFMELAETIVVVGGCNKKGRGKLPFVDMFHPASGQWKPLSTMPGYTKSEFATCTLKNDMYISGGHINSSEVWTLSPKLNTWIKVACLKKGRWRHKMVAAQGKIYAVGGYDSCDRLASVECYDPFYNTWTPVAPLVEAISSAAVASCLGQLYVIGGAVDDSSNTNKVQCYDPATNQWTLLSPAPFSQRCINAVTLNNLIYVVGGLLNKIFCYDPQKDTWSEVAYLPGPLESCGVATCAGKIYILGGRDENGEDTEKVFAFDVATGKVEPQPPLQRCTSYHGCVTVLRHITR